One genomic segment of Pseudomonas sp. RU47 includes these proteins:
- a CDS encoding zinc ribbon domain-containing protein YjdM, translated as MSTLPPCPKCNSEYTYEDGTQLVCPECAHEWSASGEAEVASDDAVKKDSVGNVLQDGDTITVIKDLKVKGTSLVVKVGTKVKNIRLCDGDHDIDCKIDGIGPMKLKSEFVRKV; from the coding sequence GTGAGCACGTTGCCACCCTGCCCGAAATGCAATTCCGAATACACCTACGAAGACGGCACCCAACTGGTGTGCCCGGAGTGCGCCCACGAGTGGTCTGCCAGCGGCGAAGCCGAAGTGGCGTCCGATGATGCCGTGAAGAAAGATTCGGTCGGCAACGTCCTGCAGGACGGCGACACCATCACCGTGATCAAGGATCTGAAGGTCAAGGGCACCTCGCTGGTGGTCAAGGTCGGCACCAAGGTCAAGAACATCCGTCTGTGCGATGGCGACCACGACATCGACTGCAAGATCGACGGTATCGGCCCGATGAAGCTCAAATCCGAGTTCGTCAGAAAGGTCTGA
- a CDS encoding CreA family protein yields the protein MRLAKGLLGLLMAMPLLVSAEEIGQVSTVFKFVGPNDRIVVEAFDDPKVEGVTCYLSRAKTGGVKGGLGLAEDRAEASIACRQVGPIKFKGELKDGDEVFKERTSLVFKTMQVVRFLDKKRNTLVYLVYSDRLIEGSPQNAVTAIPILPWVPVQQ from the coding sequence ATGCGTTTAGCAAAAGGATTGTTGGGCTTGCTGATGGCGATGCCATTGCTGGTCTCGGCCGAGGAAATCGGTCAGGTGTCGACAGTGTTCAAGTTTGTCGGCCCGAACGACCGCATTGTGGTCGAGGCTTTCGATGATCCCAAGGTCGAAGGGGTTACCTGCTACCTGTCGCGCGCCAAGACGGGCGGTGTGAAGGGTGGTCTGGGTCTGGCTGAGGATCGCGCCGAAGCGTCGATCGCTTGCCGCCAGGTCGGCCCGATCAAGTTCAAGGGCGAGCTGAAGGATGGCGATGAGGTGTTCAAGGAGCGCACTTCGCTGGTATTCAAAACCATGCAGGTGGTGCGTTTCCTCGACAAGAAGCGCAATACGCTGGTGTATCTGGTCTACAGCGATCGCTTGATCGAGGGTAGCCCGCAGAATGCCGTGACCGCGATCCCGATCCTGCCGTGGGTACCCGTCCAGCAATAA
- the proB gene encoding glutamate 5-kinase, giving the protein MRSKVTGAQRWVVKIGSALLTADGKGLDRAAMGVWVEQMVALHEAGVELVLVSSGAVAAGMSRLGWTARPSAMHELQAAAAIGQMGLVQAWESSFAEHGRHTAQILLTHDDLSDRKRYLNARSTLRALVELKVIPVINENDTVVTDEIRFGDNDTLAALVANLVEADLLVILTDRDGMFDADPRNNPDAQMIYEARADDPTLDAVAGGTGGALGRGGMQTKLRAARLAARSGAHTIIVGGRLERVLDRLKAGERIGTLLSPERGMLAARKQWLAGHLQTRGTLVLDDGAVSALSQGSKSLLPVGVKLVQGSFRRGEMVVCVAPDGREIARGLANYSALEAQKIIGQSSDAIVGLLGYMAEPELVHRDNLILV; this is encoded by the coding sequence ATGCGGAGCAAGGTGACAGGTGCGCAGCGTTGGGTCGTGAAGATCGGCAGCGCTTTGCTGACAGCTGATGGCAAAGGGCTGGATCGCGCGGCAATGGGTGTCTGGGTCGAGCAGATGGTGGCCTTGCATGAGGCTGGCGTCGAGTTGGTGCTGGTGTCCTCTGGGGCGGTGGCGGCCGGCATGAGTCGTTTGGGCTGGACCGCACGACCCAGTGCGATGCACGAGCTTCAGGCGGCTGCGGCTATCGGCCAGATGGGCTTGGTGCAGGCGTGGGAATCAAGCTTCGCCGAGCATGGTCGGCACACAGCGCAGATTCTCCTGACCCATGACGACCTGTCCGACCGCAAGCGTTACCTGAACGCCCGCAGCACCCTGCGCGCATTGGTTGAGCTGAAAGTCATCCCGGTGATCAACGAGAACGACACCGTGGTCACTGACGAAATCCGCTTCGGCGACAACGACACGCTGGCGGCGCTGGTGGCTAACCTGGTCGAGGCGGACCTGCTGGTGATCCTTACTGATCGCGACGGCATGTTCGACGCCGATCCGCGTAATAACCCCGATGCGCAGATGATTTACGAGGCGCGCGCTGATGATCCGACGCTGGATGCGGTCGCGGGCGGCACGGGTGGTGCGCTGGGGCGTGGCGGCATGCAGACCAAGCTGCGTGCGGCACGGCTGGCGGCGCGTTCCGGTGCGCACACCATTATCGTCGGTGGGCGCCTTGAGCGCGTGCTTGATCGCTTGAAAGCGGGTGAGCGCATCGGTACGTTGTTGTCGCCTGAGCGAGGCATGCTCGCGGCGCGCAAGCAATGGCTGGCCGGGCATCTGCAGACCCGTGGCACGCTGGTGCTGGATGATGGTGCAGTGTCGGCGTTGTCTCAGGGCAGCAAGAGTTTGCTGCCCGTGGGGGTGAAATTGGTGCAGGGCAGTTTCCGTCGCGGCGAAATGGTGGTCTGTGTGGCGCCGGACGGTCGTGAGATTGCCCGTGGCCTGGCCAACTACAGCGCGCTGGAGGCACAAAAAATCATCGGTCAGTCGTCGGATGCGATTGTCGGTTTGCTCGGTTACATGGCGGAGCCTGAATTGGTTCACCGTGACAACCTGATTCTGGTTTAA
- a CDS encoding PA4570 family protein: MTYLIDAWLDRPHPYLRILHRETGEVCAVLEEEALHELQDQGDLDVSSLNSSEPLVLKELVRNLFLFCYARALRPTSELHHKIEL; the protein is encoded by the coding sequence ATGACTTATTTGATCGACGCGTGGCTGGATCGCCCACACCCTTACCTCAGAATCCTCCATCGGGAAACCGGTGAAGTCTGTGCGGTGCTTGAAGAAGAAGCCCTGCATGAACTGCAAGACCAAGGGGATCTGGACGTCAGCAGCCTCAATTCCAGCGAGCCATTGGTGCTCAAGGAGCTGGTGCGCAATCTGTTCCTGTTCTGCTATGCCCGGGCGTTGCGCCCGACCAGTGAGCTGCATCACAAGATAGAACTATGA
- the cgtA gene encoding Obg family GTPase CgtA — MKFVDEVSIRVKAGDGGNGAMSFRREKFIENGGPNGGDGGDGGSIYMMADENLNTLVDYRYTRHFDAERGSNGGSTDCTGKKGEDLILRVPVGTTVIDSATQEVIGDLTKAGQKLMVVQGGWHGLGNTRFKSSTNRAPRQTTPGKPGEQRDLKLEMKVLADVGLLGLPNAGKSTFIRSVSAAKPKVADYPFTTLVPNLGVVSVDRWKSFVIADIPGLIEGASDGAGLGIRFLKHLARTRLLLHLVDMAPLDDSSAPDAAEVIVNELIKFSPSLAERDRWLVLNKCDQILEEEHDERVKEIVERLEWTGPVYVISAIAKIGTERLCHDIMRYMEDRADRLANDPAYKEELADLDQRIEDEARAQLQALDDKRALRRSGVKSVHDIGDDDWDEEDLDDEDGPEIIYVRD, encoded by the coding sequence ATGAAGTTTGTTGATGAAGTATCGATTCGCGTAAAGGCTGGTGACGGCGGCAATGGCGCCATGAGTTTCCGTCGGGAAAAATTCATCGAAAACGGTGGCCCGAACGGCGGTGATGGCGGTGACGGCGGTTCCATCTACATGATGGCTGACGAAAACCTCAACACCCTGGTCGACTACCGTTACACCCGGCACTTCGACGCCGAGCGTGGCTCCAACGGTGGCAGCACTGACTGCACCGGTAAAAAAGGCGAGGACCTGATCCTGCGCGTGCCGGTCGGCACCACGGTGATCGACTCTGCTACCCAGGAAGTGATCGGCGACCTGACCAAGGCTGGCCAGAAACTGATGGTAGTGCAGGGCGGCTGGCACGGTCTGGGTAACACCCGTTTCAAATCCAGTACCAACCGTGCGCCGCGTCAGACCACTCCGGGTAAGCCGGGTGAGCAGCGTGATCTGAAACTGGAAATGAAAGTGCTGGCTGACGTCGGTCTGCTGGGCTTGCCGAACGCCGGTAAAAGTACCTTCATTCGTTCGGTATCGGCGGCCAAGCCAAAAGTCGCCGACTACCCGTTCACCACGCTGGTGCCGAACCTGGGTGTGGTCAGCGTCGATCGCTGGAAGAGCTTCGTCATTGCCGACATTCCGGGTCTGATCGAAGGCGCTTCCGACGGTGCCGGTCTGGGCATTCGCTTCCTCAAGCACTTGGCGCGTACCCGTCTGTTGCTGCACCTCGTCGACATGGCACCTCTGGATGACAGCAGTGCACCGGATGCCGCTGAAGTGATCGTCAACGAGCTGATCAAATTCAGCCCGTCCCTGGCGGAGCGTGATCGCTGGCTGGTGCTGAACAAGTGCGACCAGATCCTTGAAGAAGAGCACGATGAGCGCGTCAAGGAAATCGTTGAGCGCCTGGAGTGGACCGGTCCGGTCTACGTGATCTCGGCCATCGCCAAGATTGGCACCGAGCGTCTGTGCCACGACATCATGCGTTACATGGAAGATCGTGCTGATCGTCTGGCCAATGACCCGGCTTACAAGGAAGAGCTGGCCGATCTCGATCAACGCATCGAAGACGAAGCCCGCGCGCAACTGCAGGCGCTGGATGACAAGCGTGCCCTGCGTCGCAGCGGCGTGAAGTCGGTCCATGACATCGGCGATGATGACTGGGACGAAGAAGATTTGGATGACGAAGACGGTCCGGAAATCATTTACGTGCGTGACTGA
- the ileS gene encoding isoleucine--tRNA ligase, producing the protein MTDYKATLNLPDTAFPMKAGLPQREPQILQRWDSIGLYGKLREIGKDRPKFVLHDGPPYANGTIHIGHALNKILKDMIIRSKTLSGFDAPYVPGWDCHGLPIEHKVEVTHGKNLGADKTRELCRAYATEQIEGQKSEFIRLGVLGDWANPYKTMDFKNEAGEIRALAEIVKGGFVFKGLKPVNWCFDCGSALAEAEVEYENKDSSTIDVAFPIADEAQLAAAFGLPSLSKPASIVIWTTTPWTIPANQALNVHPEFNYALVDVGDKLLVLAEELVEACLTRYGVEGSVIATTTGKELELINFRHPFYDRLSPVYLADYVELGAGTGVVHSAPAYGVDDFVTCKKYGMVNDEILNPVQSNGVYAPSLEFFGGQFIWKANPAIVDKLTEVGALLHTAIIKHSYMHCWRHKTPLIYRATAQWFIGMDKEPTSGDTLRVRSLKAIEDTKFVPAWGQARLHSMIANRPDWCISRQRNWGVPIPFFLNKESGELHPRTVELMEEVAKRVEVEGIEAWFKMDAAELLGDEAPLYDKISDTLDVWFDSGTTHWHVLRGSHSMGHESGPRADLYLEGSDQHRGWFHSSLLTGCAIDNHAPYRELLTHGFTVDEAGRKMSKSLGNVIAPQKVNDTLGADIMRLWVASTDYSGEMAVSDQILQRSADAYRRIRNTARFLLSNLSGFNPATDILPAEEMLALDRWAVDRTLLLQRELQEHYGEYRFWNVYSKIHNFCVQELGGFYLDIIKDRQYTTGANSKARRSAQTALFHISEALVRWIAPILAFTADELWEYLPGERNESVMLNTWYEGLTELPADVELGRDYWERVMAVKVAVNKEMEIQRAAKAVGGNLQAEVTLYAEDALSADLAKLSNELRFVLITSTASVAPFVQAPADAVVTEVSGLKLKIVKSAFPKCARCWHCREDVGVNPEHPEICGRCVDNISGAGEVRHYA; encoded by the coding sequence ATGACCGACTATAAAGCCACGCTTAACCTTCCGGACACCGCCTTCCCAATGAAGGCCGGCCTGCCACAGCGCGAACCGCAGATCCTGCAGCGCTGGGACAGTATTGGCCTGTACGGAAAGTTGCGCGAGATTGGCAAGGATCGTCCGAAGTTCGTTCTGCACGACGGTCCTCCGTATGCCAACGGCACGATCCACATCGGTCACGCACTGAACAAGATTCTCAAGGACATGATCATCCGCTCGAAGACCCTGTCGGGTTTCGACGCGCCTTATGTTCCGGGTTGGGACTGCCACGGCCTGCCGATCGAGCACAAGGTTGAAGTGACCCACGGCAAGAACCTGGGCGCGGACAAGACCCGTGAACTGTGCCGTGCCTACGCCACCGAGCAGATCGAAGGGCAGAAGTCCGAATTCATCCGTCTCGGCGTGCTGGGCGATTGGGCCAACCCGTACAAAACCATGGATTTCAAGAACGAGGCCGGTGAAATCCGCGCCCTCGCCGAAATCGTCAAGGGCGGTTTCGTGTTCAAGGGCCTCAAGCCAGTGAACTGGTGCTTCGACTGCGGTTCGGCCCTGGCTGAAGCGGAAGTCGAGTACGAGAACAAGGACTCCTCGACCATCGACGTTGCTTTCCCGATCGCTGACGAAGCCCAACTGGCTGCTGCGTTCGGTCTGCCGTCGCTGAGCAAACCTGCCTCGATCGTGATCTGGACCACTACCCCGTGGACCATCCCGGCCAACCAGGCGCTGAACGTTCACCCGGAGTTCAACTACGCGCTGGTTGATGTCGGCGACAAGCTGCTGGTGCTGGCTGAAGAGCTGGTCGAAGCCTGCCTGACTCGCTACGGCGTTGAAGGTTCGGTCATCGCGACCACCACCGGTAAAGAGCTGGAGCTGATCAATTTCCGTCACCCGTTCTATGACCGTCTGTCGCCGGTGTACCTGGCTGACTACGTCGAACTGGGCGCTGGCACCGGCGTGGTTCACTCCGCTCCGGCCTACGGCGTGGACGACTTCGTGACCTGCAAGAAGTACGGCATGGTCAACGACGAGATCCTTAATCCAGTGCAGAGCAACGGCGTTTACGCGCCGTCGCTGGAGTTCTTCGGCGGCCAGTTCATCTGGAAGGCCAACCCGGCCATCGTCGACAAGCTGACCGAAGTCGGTGCGCTGTTGCACACCGCCATCATCAAACACAGCTACATGCACTGCTGGCGTCACAAGACCCCGCTGATCTACCGCGCCACCGCGCAGTGGTTCATCGGCATGGACAAAGAGCCAACCAGCGGCGACACCCTGCGGGTGCGCTCGCTCAAAGCCATCGAAGACACCAAGTTCGTCCCGGCCTGGGGCCAGGCGCGCCTGCACTCGATGATCGCCAACCGTCCGGACTGGTGCATCTCGCGTCAGCGCAACTGGGGCGTGCCGATCCCGTTCTTCCTCAACAAGGAAAGCGGCGAACTGCACCCACGCACTGTCGAGCTGATGGAAGAAGTCGCCAAGCGCGTTGAAGTCGAAGGCATCGAAGCCTGGTTCAAGATGGACGCTGCCGAACTGCTCGGTGACGAAGCGCCGCTGTACGACAAGATCAGCGACACCCTCGACGTCTGGTTCGATTCGGGCACCACGCACTGGCACGTCCTGCGCGGTTCGCACTCGATGGGTCACGAGAGCGGCCCGCGTGCCGATCTGTACCTGGAAGGTTCCGACCAGCACCGTGGCTGGTTCCACTCGTCGCTGCTGACCGGTTGCGCCATCGACAACCACGCGCCGTACCGCGAACTGCTGACCCACGGTTTCACCGTCGACGAAGCCGGCCGCAAAATGTCCAAATCGCTGGGCAACGTGATTGCGCCGCAGAAAGTCAACGACACGCTGGGCGCTGACATCATGCGTCTGTGGGTGGCTTCGACTGACTACTCCGGCGAGATGGCGGTTTCCGACCAGATCCTGCAGCGCAGCGCGGACGCCTATCGTCGTATCCGTAACACCGCGCGCTTCCTGCTTTCGAACCTGAGCGGTTTCAACCCGGCCACTGATATCCTGCCGGCTGAAGAAATGCTCGCGCTGGATCGTTGGGCGGTCGACCGCACCTTGCTGCTGCAACGCGAGCTGCAAGAGCACTACGGCGAATACCGTTTCTGGAACGTCTACTCGAAGATCCACAACTTCTGCGTGCAGGAGCTGGGCGGTTTCTACCTCGACATCATCAAGGACCGTCAGTACACCACTGGCGCCAACAGCAAGGCCCGCCGTTCGGCGCAAACCGCGCTGTTCCACATCTCCGAAGCGCTGGTGCGCTGGATCGCGCCGATCCTCGCCTTCACCGCCGACGAACTGTGGGAATACCTGCCGGGCGAACGCAACGAATCGGTCATGCTCAACACCTGGTATGAAGGTTTGACCGAACTGCCAGCCGACGTTGAACTGGGTCGCGACTACTGGGAACGCGTGATGGCGGTCAAAGTAGCGGTCAACAAAGAAATGGAAATCCAGCGCGCAGCGAAAGCTGTCGGTGGCAACCTGCAAGCCGAAGTGACGCTGTACGCCGAAGACGCGCTGAGCGCCGATCTGGCCAAGCTGAGCAACGAACTGCGCTTTGTCCTGATCACTTCGACCGCAAGCGTTGCGCCGTTCGTTCAGGCTCCGGCCGATGCGGTGGTGACGGAAGTCAGCGGCCTGAAGCTGAAGATCGTCAAATCGGCCTTCCCGAAGTGCGCCCGTTGCTGGCACTGCCGTGAAGATGTTGGCGTGAACCCGGAACATCCGGAAATCTGCGGTCGTTGCGTCGACAACATCAGCGGCGCTGGCGAGGTTCGTCACTATGCCTAA
- the rplU gene encoding 50S ribosomal protein L21, translating into MSYAVIVTGGKQYKVAPGEYLKIEKLEIATGESVTFDRVLLVANGDDVNIGAPVVAGATVVAEVISQGRHDKVRIIKFRRRKHHMKRMGHRQWYTEIKITGIQA; encoded by the coding sequence ATGTCTTATGCAGTAATCGTTACTGGCGGCAAGCAGTACAAAGTCGCCCCAGGTGAATACCTGAAGATCGAAAAACTGGAAATCGCTACCGGCGAATCCGTTACCTTTGATCGCGTTCTGTTGGTTGCCAATGGCGACGACGTGAATATCGGCGCTCCAGTTGTTGCTGGCGCTACCGTTGTGGCTGAAGTGATCTCCCAAGGTCGTCACGATAAAGTTCGCATCATCAAGTTCCGTCGTCGTAAGCACCACATGAAGCGTATGGGCCACCGCCAGTGGTACACCGAGATCAAAATCACCGGTATTCAGGCTTAA
- a CDS encoding polyprenyl synthetase family protein, translated as MQPQAFYRAVADDFSAVDGIIKKQLTSRVPLVSKIGDYITSAGGKRLRPLLVLLCGKALGREGDDMRLLAATIEFLHTATLLHDDVVDMSGMRRGRSTANAMWGNAPSVLVGDFLYSRSFEMMVELGSMPVMKILSQATRIIAEGEVLQLSKVRDASTTEETYMEVIRGKTAMLFEASTHSAAALAGASAEQSEALRTFGDHLGVAFQLVDDLLDYKGDAETLGKNVGDDLAEGKPTLPLIYTMREGTAEQAALVRQAIQKGGIEDLESIRIAVEASGSLEYTAQLARDYVARAIKCLDALPASEYRDALVELSEFAVARTH; from the coding sequence ATGCAACCCCAAGCTTTCTACCGCGCGGTGGCGGACGATTTTAGCGCCGTCGACGGCATCATCAAGAAGCAGCTGACTTCCCGAGTACCGCTGGTATCGAAAATCGGCGATTACATTACCTCGGCCGGCGGCAAACGTCTGCGTCCTTTATTAGTGTTGCTGTGTGGCAAGGCCTTGGGTCGCGAAGGCGACGACATGCGTCTTTTGGCCGCCACCATCGAATTCCTGCACACTGCGACCCTGCTCCATGACGACGTGGTCGACATGTCCGGCATGCGCCGTGGCCGCTCGACCGCCAACGCCATGTGGGGCAACGCCCCAAGCGTGCTGGTCGGCGACTTCCTGTACTCGCGCTCGTTCGAAATGATGGTCGAACTGGGCTCGATGCCAGTGATGAAGATCCTTTCCCAGGCCACGCGCATCATCGCCGAAGGCGAAGTGCTGCAACTGTCCAAGGTGCGCGACGCCAGCACTACCGAAGAAACCTACATGGAAGTCATCCGCGGCAAAACCGCGATGCTCTTCGAAGCCTCGACTCACAGTGCTGCGGCACTGGCCGGTGCCTCCGCCGAGCAGAGCGAAGCGCTGCGTACTTTCGGTGATCACCTCGGTGTGGCGTTCCAGTTGGTCGACGACCTGCTCGACTACAAGGGCGACGCGGAAACCCTGGGCAAGAACGTCGGTGACGATCTGGCCGAAGGCAAGCCGACCCTGCCGCTGATCTACACCATGCGTGAAGGTACGGCTGAACAGGCTGCACTGGTTCGTCAGGCGATCCAGAAAGGCGGGATCGAAGACCTGGAAAGCATCCGCATTGCTGTGGAAGCCTCCGGCTCGCTTGAGTACACCGCGCAACTGGCCCGTGATTACGTGGCCCGTGCGATCAAGTGCCTCGATGCACTGCCGGCCAGTGAATATCGGGATGCGCTGGTTGAACTGAGTGAGTTTGCGGTCGCCCGTACGCACTGA
- the rpmA gene encoding 50S ribosomal protein L27, with product MAHKKAGGSTRNGRDSEAKRLGVKMYGGQKIIPGNIIVRQRGTQFHAGYGVGMGKDHTLFAKIEGVIKFEVKGAFNRRYVSVVAA from the coding sequence ATGGCACACAAAAAAGCTGGTGGTAGTACCCGTAACGGTCGCGACTCAGAAGCCAAACGCCTTGGCGTTAAGATGTATGGCGGCCAGAAAATCATTCCGGGCAACATCATCGTGCGTCAGCGCGGCACCCAATTCCACGCTGGCTACGGCGTTGGCATGGGTAAGGATCACACCCTCTTCGCGAAAATCGAAGGCGTGATCAAGTTTGAAGTAAAAGGCGCGTTCAACCGCCGTTACGTGAGCGTTGTCGCAGCTTAA
- the ribF gene encoding bifunctional riboflavin kinase/FAD synthetase — MQLVRGLHNLRPQHRGCVATIGNFDGVHRGHQAILARLRERALELGVPSCVVIFEPQPREFFAPETAPARLARLRDKLQLLAAEGVDRVLCLAFNQRLSKLSASEFVDTILVDGLGVQHLEVGDDFRFGCDRLGDFDFLLQAGQMHGFTVEAAQTVELDGIRVSSTQVRNALAAADFALAERLLGRPYRIAGRVLHGQKLARQLGTPTANIQLKRRRVPFTGVYLVDVDIDGKTWPGVANIGVRPTVQGDGKAHLEVHLLDFAGDLYDRRLTVVFHQKLREEQRFASLEALKTAINADVATARALAAPSAHR, encoded by the coding sequence ATGCAGCTGGTTCGAGGCCTCCACAACTTGCGCCCCCAGCATCGGGGCTGCGTCGCCACTATTGGCAACTTTGACGGTGTTCACCGTGGTCACCAGGCTATCCTGGCCCGACTGCGTGAGCGTGCGCTCGAGTTGGGCGTACCCAGCTGCGTGGTGATTTTCGAGCCGCAGCCACGGGAATTCTTTGCCCCCGAGACCGCGCCGGCACGTCTGGCACGGTTGCGCGACAAGCTGCAACTGCTGGCCGCCGAAGGCGTTGACCGGGTGTTGTGCCTGGCGTTCAACCAGCGCTTGAGCAAACTCAGCGCCAGTGAGTTCGTCGATACCATCCTGGTTGATGGTCTTGGCGTGCAGCATCTTGAGGTCGGTGACGATTTCCGTTTCGGTTGCGACCGCCTCGGCGACTTCGATTTCCTGTTGCAGGCCGGGCAGATGCACGGTTTTACCGTCGAAGCGGCGCAAACCGTCGAGCTGGACGGCATTCGCGTCAGTAGCACGCAGGTGCGTAACGCCTTGGCCGCCGCCGATTTTGCCTTGGCCGAACGTTTGCTCGGCCGCCCGTACCGGATTGCCGGTCGCGTGCTGCACGGCCAGAAACTGGCCCGGCAACTGGGTACGCCCACTGCCAACATTCAACTCAAGCGTCGTCGCGTGCCGTTCACCGGGGTGTATCTGGTGGATGTCGATATCGACGGCAAGACCTGGCCCGGCGTCGCCAATATCGGCGTGCGGCCCACGGTGCAAGGTGATGGCAAGGCCCACCTTGAAGTCCATCTTTTAGATTTTGCCGGCGATCTGTATGACCGGCGTTTGACGGTGGTTTTCCACCAAAAGCTGCGTGAAGAGCAGCGCTTCGCCTCCCTGGAGGCATTGAAAACGGCGATCAATGCGGATGTCGCCACCGCCCGTGCACTAGCCGCACCTAGCGCCCATCGCTAA
- the rpsT gene encoding 30S ribosomal protein S20 — translation MANSPSAKKRAKQAEKRRSHNASLRSMVRTYIKNVVKAIDAKDAEKAQAAYVLAVPVIDRMADKGIIHKNKAARHKSRLNGHVKALKEAA, via the coding sequence GTGGCCAACTCACCTTCCGCCAAAAAACGTGCAAAACAGGCTGAGAAGCGTCGCAGCCACAACGCCAGCCTGCGTTCCATGGTTCGCACCTACATCAAGAATGTAGTTAAAGCCATCGACGCAAAAGACGCTGAAAAAGCTCAAGCTGCATACGTTCTGGCTGTGCCAGTTATCGACCGTATGGCCGATAAAGGCATCATCCACAAGAACAAGGCTGCTCGTCATAAGAGCCGTCTGAATGGCCACGTTAAAGCGCTGAAAGAAGCTGCTTAA
- the murJ gene encoding murein biosynthesis integral membrane protein MurJ translates to MNLLKSLAAVSSITMLSRILGFVRDTLIARIFGAGMATDAFFIAFKLPNLLRRIFAEGAFSQAFVPILAEYKSQQGEEATRTFIAYVSGLLTLVLAVVTALGMIAAPWVIWATAPGFTDTPEKFQLTSDLLRVTFPYILLISLSSLAGAILNTWNRFSVPAFVPTLLNVSMIVFSLFLTPYFDPPVMALGWAVLVGGLAQLLYQLPHLKKIGMLVLPRLNLRDTGVWRVMKQMLPAILGVSVSQISLIINTIFASFLVAGSVSWMYYADRLMELPSGVLGVALGTILLPTLAKTYASKDRHEYSRILDWGLRLCFVLVLPCALALGILAEPLTVSLFQYGQFSGFDAEMTQRALIAYSVGLLGIIVIKVLAPGFYAQQNIRTPVKIAIFTLVVTQLFNLVLIGPLAHAGLALAISAGACLNAGLLFYQLRKQQMYQPQPGWAKFGFKLVIAVAVMSAVLLLGMHFMPAWDQGHMLERFLRLGALVAAGVVSYFGMLLLLGFRLRDFNRKALS, encoded by the coding sequence ATGAATCTGCTCAAATCGTTGGCCGCCGTCAGCTCTATCACGATGCTTTCCCGGATTTTGGGGTTTGTCCGTGACACGCTGATTGCTCGTATATTCGGTGCCGGGATGGCGACCGACGCCTTCTTTATCGCCTTCAAACTGCCCAATCTGCTGCGCAGGATCTTCGCCGAAGGTGCTTTCTCTCAGGCTTTCGTACCGATTCTTGCCGAGTACAAAAGTCAGCAGGGTGAAGAAGCGACGCGCACGTTCATTGCTTACGTGTCAGGTCTGCTGACGCTGGTATTGGCGGTAGTGACTGCGCTGGGCATGATCGCCGCACCCTGGGTGATCTGGGCAACGGCTCCGGGCTTTACCGATACACCGGAAAAATTCCAGCTCACCTCTGATCTGTTGCGGGTGACGTTCCCCTATATATTGCTGATCTCGCTGTCGTCGCTGGCTGGCGCGATCCTCAATACCTGGAACCGCTTCTCGGTGCCGGCCTTCGTGCCGACCCTGCTCAATGTCAGCATGATCGTGTTTTCGCTGTTCCTCACGCCGTACTTCGATCCGCCGGTGATGGCGCTGGGCTGGGCGGTCCTGGTCGGCGGTCTGGCGCAGTTGCTCTATCAACTGCCGCACCTGAAAAAGATCGGCATGCTGGTACTGCCGCGACTGAACCTGCGCGATACCGGCGTGTGGCGGGTGATGAAACAGATGCTGCCGGCGATTCTCGGTGTCTCGGTCAGTCAGATTTCGCTGATCATCAACACCATCTTCGCCTCGTTTCTGGTCGCAGGCTCGGTGTCGTGGATGTATTACGCCGACCGCTTGATGGAGTTGCCATCCGGCGTGCTTGGCGTGGCATTGGGGACGATTCTGCTGCCGACATTGGCGAAAACCTATGCCAGCAAGGATCGCCACGAATACTCGCGGATTCTCGATTGGGGCCTGCGTCTGTGCTTTGTGCTGGTGCTGCCCTGTGCGCTGGCGCTGGGGATTCTTGCTGAGCCGCTGACGGTTTCGCTGTTTCAGTACGGTCAGTTCAGCGGCTTTGACGCCGAAATGACCCAGCGTGCGCTGATTGCGTATTCTGTCGGCCTGCTCGGAATTATCGTGATCAAAGTGCTCGCACCGGGCTTTTATGCGCAACAGAACATCCGTACGCCGGTAAAAATCGCAATCTTCACGCTGGTCGTTACGCAACTGTTCAACCTCGTTCTGATTGGTCCGCTGGCTCATGCCGGCCTGGCCCTAGCGATCAGTGCCGGTGCCTGCCTGAATGCCGGGCTGCTGTTCTATCAATTGCGCAAGCAACAGATGTATCAGCCGCAGCCAGGTTGGGCCAAGTTCGGGTTCAAACTGGTGATCGCCGTGGCGGTGATGTCGGCAGTGTTGCTGCTTGGCATGCACTTCATGCCAGCGTGGGATCAAGGGCACATGCTTGAGCGCTTCCTGCGTCTGGGCGCATTGGTCGCGGCGGGCGTGGTGTCCTATTTCGGCATGTTGCTGCTGCTGGGTTTCCGCCTGCGCGACTTCAATCGCAAGGCCTTGAGCTGA